ACCAGGACCATATGTACTCCTGTTAATATTGTTAAAGTGAGTGTTAACGCAACGGGGGGGAGTATAGGGGCGGCAATCCCTCTAACTCAAGCATGCTGCGCCGATTAATCAGATAGGATTTACCTATCAAAAAATGAATATTTGCACAGAGGCGATCCAAAATAGCCCTTTTTTGTAAAAGGGCAAGAATTTAATCGTGAGGCTGCGAGCGGCTACAAATTCTTTTGTTCAGCCAGCGCCATCATGCGGGGGTAGAACTGCCAGAACAGCTCCTCTAGCGCATAGTAATGTGTATCAAGATCGTGCCAGGAGGCTCGCAAAGCATCGAGTTTTGGTCTACGGCTTGCCATGCCATTGAGAACATTAGCAATAAAAGCCATATCGCTATAACGCTCCAGCCAGCGCTCATCCCAGATATAGTGGTTCAGATTGATAAAGCGTGGCGGCGTGTCTGGTATGAACGGCTCAATGTTGGCGCGCGCGTGGGCGATAAATTCGGTAAGCGCGATGTCTGGGCTAAGCGTCTGCCAATGGCGTGAAACGAAATGATCCCACATGACATCCAGCGTAATCGGCGCGACTCGGCGGGTTTCCGGGCGAAACCACTGGCGGGCAATCGCCACTTCCGGCAAGCCATCGGTTAGCACATCCACGCGACGGTGCATGTGGATACCCGCCACTACATCGCCAGGAAAGCTTTCATTCGGGTTGCCGCGAACAAAATCAGCCAGCAAATTCCCCAGAAGTGAGCTGTCGGCAAGGCTTGCAAGATGTAAATGGGCGAGAAAATTCATAGTGACTTTGTCCGTTAATAGTTTTGCTGCGGCTTATTCCTTGCAGGGAAAGGCCCCTGGCACTAGACTGTAGCGCCTCTTTTTAAGTCTCGAGTTCTTTATCATGCGCGTTGCCGATTTTTCCTTTGAATTACCAGACTCCCTGATTGCTCGCTATCCGCAGGCAAGCCGCAGTTCCTGCCGTTTGCTATCGCTCGATGGGCCGACGGGCGCGCTCGCGCATGGCACTTTCACCGATTTGCTCGATAAGCTCAACCCTGGCGATCTGCTGGTCTTTAATAATACCCGCGTAATTCCGGCGCGCCTTTTTGGCCGCAAAGCGAGCGGCGGTAAGATTGAAGTGCTGGTCGAGCGCATGCTGGATGACAAACGCATCCTCGCTCATATCCGCGCGTCTAAGGCCCCTAAACCGGGTGCCGAATTGCTGCTGGGCGATGATGAAAGCGTACATGCGACCATGGTTGCGCGCCACGATGCATTATTCGAAGTGCAATTTGAAGATGAACGCAGCGTGCTTGATATCTTAAACAGCATCGGCCATATGCCGCTGCCGCCGTATATCGACCGCCCTGATGAAGAGTCTGACCGCGAGCTGTATCAAACCGTTTATAGCCAAAAGCCCGGTGCCGTTGCGGCGCCAACTGCCGGCCTGCATTTTGACGAACCGCTTCTGGAAGCGCTGCGTAAAAAAGGCATTGAGCAGGCGTTTGTCACGCTGCACGTCGGGGCAGGGACATTCCAGCCGGTGCGCGTTGATAGCATCGAAGACCACATCATGCACTCCGAATATGCGGAAGTGCCGCAAGACGTGGTTGACGCGGTTTTAGCCTGTAAAGCGCGAGGAAATCGTGTTATCGCGGTGGGGACAACCTCGGTGCGTTCACTGGAAAGTGCGGCACAGGCCGCAAAAAATGACCTGATCGAACCGTTCTTTGGTGACACGCAAATCTTCATCTATCCAGGCTATCAATACAAAGTGATAGATGCGCTGGTGACCAACTTCCACCTGCCGGAATCGACCTTAATCATGCTGGTTTCTGCGTTTGCTGGTTATAAAAACACCATGAACGCGTATAAACAGGCTGTAAGTTCCGAATATCGCTTTTTTAGTTACGGGGATGCGATGTTCATCACGTACAATCCGCAGGCGATTAATGAGCGCCCCGGCGCTTAATCACTCAATTCTACGCCGCTGGTTAATCCGGCGGCGTTTTGTCTTAACCATCGGACTGTGTCTCCGGTGCTGGAGGAAATGTGAAATTTGAATTAGATACAACCGACGGACGCGCTCGCCGTGGCCGCCTGGTGTTTGACCGTGGCGTAGTTGAAACGCCTGCATTTATGCCTGTTGGCACTTACGGCACCGTAAAAGGGATGACGCCGGAAGAAGTTGAAGCCACCGGCGCACAGATTATTTTGGGCAATACTTTCCACTTATGGCTGCGTCCTGGTCAGGAAATCATGAAGTTGCACGGCGACTTACATGACTTCATGCAGTGGAAGGGGCCTATCCTGACCGACTCCGGCGGTTTCCAGGTCTTCAGCCTTGGTGACATCCGTAAAATTACCGAAGCGGGCGTGCATTTCCGCAACCCAATCAACGGCGACGCGATTTTCCTCGATCCAGAAAAATCCATGGAAATTCAATACGATCTCGGTTCCGACATCGTGATGATTTTCGATGAATGTACGCCTTATCCTGCTGACTGGGATTACGCGAAACGTTCAATGGAGATGTCCCTGCGATGGGCGCAGCGTAGCCGCGATCGCTTTGATTCTCTTGAGAATAAAAATGCGCTGTTCGGCATTATTCAGGGTAGCGTTTACGAAGATTTACGTGATATCTCGGTAAAAGGTCTGGTAGAGATTGGCTTTGATGGCTACGCTGTCGGCGGCCTGGCGGTAGGTGAGCCTAAGGAAGACATGCACCGGATTCTGGAGCATGTGTGTCCGCAAATCCCTGCAGACAAGCCACGTTACCTGATGGGCGTAGGGAAACCGGAAGATCTGGTGGAAGGTGTTCGTCGCGGTATTGATATGTTCGACTGCGTAATGCCGACCCGTAACGCACGTAATGGCCACCTTTTTGTCACTGATGGCGTGGTGAAAATCCGTAATGCGAAGCATAAAGATGATACTTCGCCGCTGGATTCTGAGTGTGATTGCTATACGTGTCGCAATTATTCACGTGCTTACTTGCATCATCTTGACCGTTGCAACGAAATACTCGGTGCGCGGCTCAACACTATTCATAACTTGCGCTATTACCAGCGTTTAATGGCTGGTTTACGCAAGGCCATTGAAGAGGGTAAATTAGAGCACTTCGTGAGTGATTTCTACGAGCGAACCGGTAAACCAGTTCCACCTTTGAATGTTGATTAATTTAATAATGAGGGATTTTTAATGAGCTTTATCATTTCTGATGCGGTTGCTGCAACAGGTGCTCCGGCGCAAGGTAGCCCGTACTCTTTGATTCTTATGCTGGTGGTATTTGGTCTGATCTTCTATTTCATGATCCTGCGCCCACAGCAAAAACGCACCAAAGAGCATAAAAAGCTGATGGACTCCATCTCTAAAGGGGATGAAGTGCTGACTACCGGTGGTTTGGTTGGTCGCGTAGTGAAAGTAGCTGAAACTGGCTATATCTCTATCGCGTTAAACGACACCACTGAAGTGGTTATCAAGCGTGATTTCGTAGCTGCCGTTCTGCCGAAAGGCACTATGAAGGCGCTGTAATATTCGTTTTTCCCTAAGGGAACTACCGTGCTAAACCGCTATCCTTTGTGGAAGTACATCATGCTGATCGTCGTGTTTATCGTCGGTCTGCTATACGCACTTCCCAACCTATATGGTGAGGATCCGGCAGTTCAGATCACTGGCGCGCGCGGCGTCGCCGCCAGTGAACAAACGCTGATCCAAGTCCAGAACATTTTAAACGAAGATAAAATTACCGCTAAGTCTGTGGCTCTGGAAGAAGGTGCCATTCTTGCACGTTTTGCCAGCACTGATACGCAGCTCCGCGCTCGTGAAGCGCTGATGGGCGTACTTGGCGATAAATATGTTGTGGCACTTAACCTTGCCCCCGCAACTCCTCGCTGGTTAACCGCTATTTCCGCAGAGCCGATGAAACTCGGTCTTGATCTGCGTGGTGGCGTGCACTTCCTGATGGAAGTGGATATGGACACCGCTCTGGGTAAACTCCAGGAGCAGACCATTGATAACCTGCGTACCGACCTGCGCGACAAGGGCATTGTTTACACCAACGTACGTAAAGCCGATAACTATGGTGTAGACGTTGTCTTTCGTGACAGCAAAGCGCGTGATGACGCTATCTCTTATTTAACTCCACGCCATCGTGATCTGGTGATTTCCGGTCAGGGCAGCAACGCACTGCGTGCTGTAATGACGGATGCTCGCCTGAGTGAAGCGCGTGAATATGCTGTTCAGCAGAACATTAATATCCTGCGTAATCGTGTAAACCAACTGGGTGTCGCGGAACCTCTGGTACAGCGCCAGGGGGCAGATCGTATCGTTGTCGAATTGCCTGGTATTCAGGATACGGCACGTGCGAAAGAGATTCTGGGTGCGACAGCAACGCTTGAGTTCCGTTTGGTCAACACCAACGTGGATGCTTCTGCTGCGGCTTCTGGCCGTGTGCCGGGTGATTCCGAAGTGAAACAGACCCGTGAAGGTCAACCGGTTGTCCTATACAAGCGTGTGATTCTGACCGGCGACCATATCACTGATTCCACTTCCAGCACCGATGAATACAACCAGGCTCAGGTGAACATTTCACTCGACAGCGCTGGCGGTAACATCATGTCTAACTTCACCAAGGACAATATCGGTAAACCGATGGCGACCCTGTTTGTGGAGTACAAAGACAGCGGTAAGAAAGATGCAACGGGTCGTGCGATTCTGGCGAAACAAGAAGAAGTTATCAACGTGGCGAACATTCAGTCGCGCCTGGGTAACAGCTTCCGTATCACCGGTATCAGCAACCCAAATGAAGCACGCCAGCTCTCCTTGCTGTTACGTGCGGGTGCATTGATTGCGCCAATTCAGATTGTTGAAGAACGTACCATCGGCCCAACTTTGGGTATGGAAAACATCAAGCAGGGTCTTGAAGCGTGTCTGGCTGGCCTGGCGGTTTCAATCATCTTTATGCTGTTCTTCTATAAGAAGTTTGGCCTGATTGCGACCACTGCACTGCTGGTTAACCTGGTGATGATCGTCGGGATTATGTCTCTGTTACCAGGGGCGACACTGACCATGCCAGGGATTGCGGGGATCGTGCTAACCCTTGCGGTGGCCGTCGATGCCAACGTGCTGATAAACGAACGTATTAAGGAAGAACTTAGTAACGGGCGTTCAGTTCAGCAGGCTATCCACGAAGGCTACCAGGGCGCGTTCAGCTCAATTTTCGATGCTAACATTACGACGCTTATCAAGGTCATCATCCTGTATGCCGTAGGCACCGGGGCAATTAAAGGCTTTGCGATCACGACCGGTATTGGTGTGGCGACGTCAATGTTTACCGCCATCGTCGGTACCCGTGCCATCGTAAACCTGTTGTACGGCGGCAAACGCATCAACAAGCTGTCTATCTGAGGAGTGCGTTGTGGCACAGGAATATACTGTTGAACAATTAAACCACGGCCGTAGAGTCTATGACTTTATGCGCTGGGATTACTGGGCTTTCGGCATCTCCGGCCTGTTCTTGATCCTTTCCGTCATTATCATTGGCGTGAAAGGTTTCAACTGGGGTCTGGATTTCACCGGTGGTACGGTTATCGAAATCTCGCTGGAAAAACCAGCCGATTTAGATCAGATGCGTGAAGCATTGCAGAAAGCGGGCTTTGCTGATCCGCTGGTGCAAAACTTCGGTAGCAGCCGTGACATTATGGTGCGCATGCCACCGGCTTCCGGTGAAACCGGTGGTCAGGTGTTGGGTAGCAAAGTCGTTAATGTGATTAACGAAGCGACCCAACAAGATGCCGCAGTTAAACGTATTGAGTTCGTTGGCCCAAGTGTGGGTGCGGATTTGGCACAGAATGGTGCGATGGCGCTGCTGGTTGCGCTGATTTCCATTCTGGTTTACGTCGGGTTCCGCTTTGAATGGCGTCTGGCTGCAGGGGTGGTTATCGCACTTGCGCACGACGTTATTATTACCATGGGTGTCTTGTCGCTGTTCCACATCGAGATCGACTTAACTATCGTCGCATCCCTGATGTCGGTTATCGGCTACTCGCTTAACGACAGTATCGTGGTATCTGACCGTATTCGTGAGAACTTCCGTAAGATTCGTCGCGGCACGCCTTATGAGATCTTTAACGTGTCATTGACCCAGACGCTGCATCGTACGTTAATTACTTCCGGTACCACTTTGGTTGTGATTTTGATGCTGTATCTGTTTGGCGGCGCGATGCTGAAAGGCTTCTCGTTGACGATGCTTATCGGTGTTTCTATCGGTACAGCTTCTTCTATCTACGTTGCGTCTGCACTGGCGCTGAAGCTGGGCATGAAGCGTGAGCACATGTTGCAGCAGAAAGTAGAAAAAGAAGGCGCGGATCAGCCATCGATTCTGCCTTAATCGTAAAGATGTCAGACAAAACCGCGGCCTCGGTGCTGCGGTTTTTTTTGCCTGTAGCCTGAGATGGATGTAAAAAAGCCAGCGGTTAAGCTGGCTTTAGCGGTGGATGGTGCATTTTGTAGGTCAGGTAAGCGCTAGCACCACCCGACATAACTGATAAATATTAGAAGTTATAACCCACGACCAGATAACCACCCCAGCCGGTAGAACGAACGCTGAAATCACCGTTACCGAAGTTCAGGCTTGCATCGTCATTCCACTGACCACCGTTGTGCCAGTAACGCGCAACAACTGCATAGTGGAAGTGATCGTAGTTCAGAGACAGAATATGGCTGGATGCGATTGAGTCGCTGGTACGAGCATGTTTCCCGTTGTTATCGAGGAAATTGTCATCGCCCAGATCTGAACCCCAGTCAAAGTTGGTGAAACCGATGTAGCTCAGGTTACCGCCCCACAGAGAAGTAATCGGTACAAAGTATTTCACTTTAAAGCGGTAGCCATCCCACTCGTTTTCGTTGGACGCACCATAGTTCTGCCACTGGTACTTGGCGTACACGTTCATAGACAGGCTCATTGGCAGGCCGGTGTCGATGTCAGTACCCAGACCCATATACCAGGTGCTCTGGCGGCCATCTTTGTTACGACCCATATCGTAGATATAGTTATTCGCAACATACCACTCTTTGAACGGACCAAAGCTCAGGTCAGTGCCAGTCAGTTTGTCGATAGAGAAGCGTGGTTCGATTTCCATAAACAATGGAGAACCGTGGTTCCAGATACCTTTCGCATCAGTGTTACCACCGAAGAATACTGGCGCATCCATGTAACCATAGAAATCAAACCAGTCTTTCTTCGCGAAAGCTTCATATTCCAGATAGGTATCGTTGCGGATCTGTGGTCCGAAGCGAGTGTGGTAACTGCCCACAACGTTTACGCTTTGGTGCCACCAGTCAGAGAGGTATTCGGTATTTTTTGTATCTTCGGCGTGTGCCGTGAAAGAGCTTGAAAGCGCCAGGACGGTGCTAGCCGCCAAAATAATTTTTTTCATATTTTATGCCACTGTTTTTACATGATTCCCGTGAGGGCAGGAGGTGAGTAA
This genomic window from Buttiauxella gaviniae contains:
- the acpH gene encoding ACP phosphodiesterase, whose translation is MNFLAHLHLASLADSSLLGNLLADFVRGNPNESFPGDVVAGIHMHRRVDVLTDGLPEVAIARQWFRPETRRVAPITLDVMWDHFVSRHWQTLSPDIALTEFIAHARANIEPFIPDTPPRFINLNHYIWDERWLERYSDMAFIANVLNGMASRRPKLDALRASWHDLDTHYYALEELFWQFYPRMMALAEQKNL
- the queA gene encoding tRNA preQ1(34) S-adenosylmethionine ribosyltransferase-isomerase QueA, with the translated sequence MRVADFSFELPDSLIARYPQASRSSCRLLSLDGPTGALAHGTFTDLLDKLNPGDLLVFNNTRVIPARLFGRKASGGKIEVLVERMLDDKRILAHIRASKAPKPGAELLLGDDESVHATMVARHDALFEVQFEDERSVLDILNSIGHMPLPPYIDRPDEESDRELYQTVYSQKPGAVAAPTAGLHFDEPLLEALRKKGIEQAFVTLHVGAGTFQPVRVDSIEDHIMHSEYAEVPQDVVDAVLACKARGNRVIAVGTTSVRSLESAAQAAKNDLIEPFFGDTQIFIYPGYQYKVIDALVTNFHLPESTLIMLVSAFAGYKNTMNAYKQAVSSEYRFFSYGDAMFITYNPQAINERPGA
- the tgt gene encoding tRNA guanosine(34) transglycosylase Tgt, with the translated sequence MKFELDTTDGRARRGRLVFDRGVVETPAFMPVGTYGTVKGMTPEEVEATGAQIILGNTFHLWLRPGQEIMKLHGDLHDFMQWKGPILTDSGGFQVFSLGDIRKITEAGVHFRNPINGDAIFLDPEKSMEIQYDLGSDIVMIFDECTPYPADWDYAKRSMEMSLRWAQRSRDRFDSLENKNALFGIIQGSVYEDLRDISVKGLVEIGFDGYAVGGLAVGEPKEDMHRILEHVCPQIPADKPRYLMGVGKPEDLVEGVRRGIDMFDCVMPTRNARNGHLFVTDGVVKIRNAKHKDDTSPLDSECDCYTCRNYSRAYLHHLDRCNEILGARLNTIHNLRYYQRLMAGLRKAIEEGKLEHFVSDFYERTGKPVPPLNVD
- the yajC gene encoding preprotein translocase subunit YajC; the protein is MSFIISDAVAATGAPAQGSPYSLILMLVVFGLIFYFMILRPQQKRTKEHKKLMDSISKGDEVLTTGGLVGRVVKVAETGYISIALNDTTEVVIKRDFVAAVLPKGTMKAL
- the secD gene encoding protein translocase subunit SecD → MLNRYPLWKYIMLIVVFIVGLLYALPNLYGEDPAVQITGARGVAASEQTLIQVQNILNEDKITAKSVALEEGAILARFASTDTQLRAREALMGVLGDKYVVALNLAPATPRWLTAISAEPMKLGLDLRGGVHFLMEVDMDTALGKLQEQTIDNLRTDLRDKGIVYTNVRKADNYGVDVVFRDSKARDDAISYLTPRHRDLVISGQGSNALRAVMTDARLSEAREYAVQQNINILRNRVNQLGVAEPLVQRQGADRIVVELPGIQDTARAKEILGATATLEFRLVNTNVDASAAASGRVPGDSEVKQTREGQPVVLYKRVILTGDHITDSTSSTDEYNQAQVNISLDSAGGNIMSNFTKDNIGKPMATLFVEYKDSGKKDATGRAILAKQEEVINVANIQSRLGNSFRITGISNPNEARQLSLLLRAGALIAPIQIVEERTIGPTLGMENIKQGLEACLAGLAVSIIFMLFFYKKFGLIATTALLVNLVMIVGIMSLLPGATLTMPGIAGIVLTLAVAVDANVLINERIKEELSNGRSVQQAIHEGYQGAFSSIFDANITTLIKVIILYAVGTGAIKGFAITTGIGVATSMFTAIVGTRAIVNLLYGGKRINKLSI
- the secF gene encoding protein translocase subunit SecF codes for the protein MAQEYTVEQLNHGRRVYDFMRWDYWAFGISGLFLILSVIIIGVKGFNWGLDFTGGTVIEISLEKPADLDQMREALQKAGFADPLVQNFGSSRDIMVRMPPASGETGGQVLGSKVVNVINEATQQDAAVKRIEFVGPSVGADLAQNGAMALLVALISILVYVGFRFEWRLAAGVVIALAHDVIITMGVLSLFHIEIDLTIVASLMSVIGYSLNDSIVVSDRIRENFRKIRRGTPYEIFNVSLTQTLHRTLITSGTTLVVILMLYLFGGAMLKGFSLTMLIGVSIGTASSIYVASALALKLGMKREHMLQQKVEKEGADQPSILP
- a CDS encoding nucleoside-specific channel-forming protein Tsx — translated: MKKIILAASTVLALSSSFTAHAEDTKNTEYLSDWWHQSVNVVGSYHTRFGPQIRNDTYLEYEAFAKKDWFDFYGYMDAPVFFGGNTDAKGIWNHGSPLFMEIEPRFSIDKLTGTDLSFGPFKEWYVANNYIYDMGRNKDGRQSTWYMGLGTDIDTGLPMSLSMNVYAKYQWQNYGASNENEWDGYRFKVKYFVPITSLWGGNLSYIGFTNFDWGSDLGDDNFLDNNGKHARTSDSIASSHILSLNYDHFHYAVVARYWHNGGQWNDDASLNFGNGDFSVRSTGWGGYLVVGYNF